The Pan paniscus chromosome 12, NHGRI_mPanPan1-v2.0_pri, whole genome shotgun sequence genome window below encodes:
- the LOC117978979 gene encoding tripartite motif-containing protein 43B — MDSDFSHAFQKELTCVICLNYLVDPVTICCGHSFCRPCLCLSWEEAQSPANCPACREPSPKMDFKTNILLKNLVTIARKASLWQFLSSEKQICGTHRQTKKMFCDMDKSLLCLLCSNSQEHRAHKHYPIEEAAEEHREKLLKQMRILWKKIQENQRNLYEERRTAFLWRGDVVLRAQMIRNEYRKLHPVLHKEEKQHLERLNKEYQEIFQQLQRSWVKMDQKSKHLKEMYQELMEMCHKPDVELLQDLGDIVARSESVLLHMPQPVNPELTAGPITGLVYRLNRFRVEISFHFEVTNHNIRLFEDVRSWMFRRGPLNSDRSDYFAAWGARVFSFGKHYWELDVDNSCDWALGVCNDSWIRKNSPMVNSEDIFLLLCLKVDNHFNLLTTSPVFPHYIEKPLGRVGVFLDFESGSVSFLNVTKSSLIWSYPAGSLTFPVRPFFYTGHR, encoded by the exons ATGGACTCAGACTTCTCACATGCCTTCCAGAAGGAACTCACCTGTGTCATCTGTTTGAACTACCTGGTAGACCCTGTCACCAtctgctgtgggcacagcttctgTAGGCCCTGTCTCTGCCTTTCCTGGGAGGAAGCCCAAAGTCCTGCAAACTGCCCTGCATGCAGGGAACCATCACCGAAAATGGACTTCAAAACCAATATTCTTCTGAAGAATTTAGTGACCATTGCCAGAAAAGCCAGTCTCTGGCAATTCCTGAGCTCTGAGAAACAAATATGTGGGACCCATAGGCAAACAAAGAAGATGTTCTGTGACATGGACAAGAGTCTCCTCTGCTTGCTGTGCTCCAACTCTCAGGAGCACAGGGCTCACAAACACTATCCCATCGAAGAGGCAGCTGAGGAACACCGG GAGAAACTCTTAAAGCAAATGAGGATTTTATGGAAAAAGATTCAAGAAAATCAGAGAAATCTATATGAGGAGAGAAGAACAGCCTTCCTCTGGAGG GGCGATGTGGTTTTACGGGCACAGATGATCAGGAATGAGTATAGGAAGCTGCATCCGGTTCTccataaggaagaaaaacaacattTAGAGAGACTGAACAAGGAATACCAAGAGATTTTTCAGCAACTCCAGAGAAGTTGGGTCAAAATGGATCAAAAGAGTAAACACTTGAAAGAAATGTATCAAGAACTAATGGAAATGTGTCATAAACCAGATGTGGAGCTGCTCCAG gATTTGGGAGACATCGTGGCAAG GAGTGAGTCCGTGCTGCTGCACATGCCCCAGCCTGTGAATCCAGAGCTCACTGCAGGACCCATCACTGGACTGGTGTACAGGCTCAACCGCTTCCGAG TGGAAATTTCCTTCCATTTTGAAGTAACCAATCACAATATCAGGCTCTTTGAGGATGTGAGAAGTTGGATGTTTAGACGTGGACCTTTGAATTCTGACAGATCTGACTATTTTGCTGCATGGGGAGCCAGGGTCTTCTCCTTTGGGAAACACTACTGGGAGCTGGATGTGGACAACTCTTGTGACTGGGCTCTGGGAGTCTGTAATGACTCCTGGATAAGGAAGAATAGCCCAATGGTTAACTCTGAGgacatatttcttcttttgtgtctGAAGGTGGATAATCATTTCAATCTCTTGACCACCTCCCCAGTGTTTCCTCACTATATAGAGAAACCTCTGGGCCGGGTTGGTGTGTTTCTTGATTTTGAAAGTGGAAGTGTGAGTTTTTTGAATGTCACCAAGAGTTCCCTCATATGGAGTTACCCAGCTGGCTCCTTAACTTTTCCTGTCAGGCCTTTCTTTTACACAGGCCACAGATGA